TCTCTATccatctagccatgtccgtttgtccgtttCTAAGCAAGCTAGTATCTCAGTCTTGaatgaaacattttattaaattaagtcGGAATTGCTTAGctgattttcaaattataaaaatgtatttcaactTGTAGGCTTAGTGTTTCagaattatgtttttaattggaaaaaaagaaaaaaaacggcatagctcttttgtttttgtatatatagttttttttattgtttttaaatgaatattaataacaCTAGTTAATAGTATAAAACTTGTTACTTGttgtcatatttttaatacaataacTTTGTCAGGGCATTTTAGAGTCGGACATTGCGGCGGTAACGGGTCGCCTGCAGTGGGCGGATAACTGGATCAGCTTCATGGACAGCATGTTGCAGTTTCGCATCCTGAGCAACGACATCCGTGAAGCTGTACGTTCCCACTGGAATCGAGAGGGCCCTGATCGATCCCCTGAAGCATCCTGGAGCTGGCCAAGAAGCACCAGCAAAAGCTGACCGTCAACTGGCACCGCAACATATCGGTAGTGCAGTGTGGTGGCGTCGAGATCCACAAGATGAAAACCGCTCAGACACAGCGGCGATCTGGCGGCCAATCTGCGCCCAGCTTGGAGCGTTATAGATTTTGGCCACATTTCCAGCACTTGGGTCAGCGGGAGGACCAGCAGAAGTCTAGGAGCACGGCCCTGGCGGTGGCCATTCAACTGGTGATCGAGAATAGCGGTGGTGCTGTGAAGCTGAAGGGCGTGGAACTGGCTGGAACTCGAAGCAGTTTGGATACTCTGAGTGCTCCGCAGCTCCTAGAACTAATTGAACGAGAACCCATTCTGGTAGGTGACTTGGCGGTGGTCACCACATCGTCTCATGAATCGGAGCTTAGAGAACAGCTCAAGGAACAGGGCATAAGGGTGATGGCCAAAGATATCTCAGCAGGGGCCGTGGAACAGCAATGCCATTTTGTCTACGCTGTGGACATTCTGGCCAAAAACTCTCTCAAGGATCTGCAGCACTGCTTGGATAGCCTCAAGTCCGAGGGCGGGATTTCTGCTCCTGGAGGAGACGGCCAGCAGGTATAACATAATAGGTAAAGAGAAGTTGAGCAAACTTAAGTTGGTGCCTGTTTTCGAGCAGTTCTTTGGCACAGATCGAGTTCTTGTCCTGGCCAGAAAGCCACCGAGTGTTAGCCTCACTCAATCCCTAACCCTTCAACTGACCAACAGGAAATTTAAGTGGGTCAACGAACTAAAGGGTGCTTTGGTCAAGGCCCAGGCTGACCAGAGCAATCTCTACTTGGTGGCACAGGGAGAACCCAACTTCCGGAGCCTTGGGCCTGATGAACTGCCTGAAGCGGGAGGCAGCAGGAAACTGCCTTCGCCTGTACTTCATCCTAGACGAAGGTCTGCCTCCATTTTCCCTGGAAGAACCATTCTACGCCGATCAGTTGGCCAAGGATCTGGTCATCAATGTGTACAGAAATGGAAGCTGGGGCAGCTACCGCCACCTGAAGATGGAAGCCCAACCGCCTCTGCTGCCCGTGGAGCAGGCCTATGTGAATACCCTGGTCAAGGGCGATCTCTCCTCGCTCCGCTGGATCGAGAGTCCGCGTCCGAGTGCCAGCCAGTCGCTCTTGGAACCCTGCACCGTTTACTATGCCCCACTCAATTTCCGCGATGTTATGCTGGCCTCGGGCAAACTGGGTGTGGATGCCCTGCCCGGGGATTTGGCTCATCAGGATTGCGTTTTAGGACTTGAGTTCGCTGGCAGGGACTCGCGTGGGCGTCGCGTCATGGCCATGGTCACTGCCAAGTCACTGGCCACCAACTGCTTGGCCAACAAGAACCTGCTCTGGGAAATCCCTGCGAAGTGGACCATGGAGCAGGCTTCGACGGTGCCCTGTGTTTATGCCACAGTTTACTATGCCCTGGTGGTGAGGGGACAGATGAGGAGGGGTGAGAGGATCCTCGTTCACGCCGGCTCCGGAGGAGTGGGTCAGGCGGCCATCTCGGTGGCTCTCGCCCATGGACTGACCGTCTTCACCACCGTGGGCAGCAAGGAGAAGCGCGAGTTCCTGCTGAAGCGATTCCCCAAACTGCAGGCTCGTCACATTGGCAACTCCCGGGACACCTCCTTCGAGCAACTGGTCATGGGTGAAACCCATGGCAGTGGAGTGGAACTGGTGCTCAACTCCCTGTCCGAGGAGAAGCTGCAGGCCTCCATTCGCTGCCTGGCTCTGAACGGACGCTTCCTGGAGATCGGCAAATTCGACCTGAGCAACAACACTCCGATGGGCATGTCCGTGTTCCTCAAGAACACCTCCTTCCACGGCATCCTGCTGGACAGTGTGATGGAGGGCGAGGAGCAGATGCAGCTCACGGTGGCCAAATTGGTGGCGGAGGGCATTGAGAGTGGTGCTGTGCAGCCACTGCCAACTACGGTCTTTGCGGAGCAGGAGATCGAGAAGGCGTTCCGTTTCATGGCCTCTGGCAAGCACATTGGCAAGGTGGTGGTCAAAGTGCGcctggaggaggagcagccggCAGCTCTGCCGCGTCTCCGCCAGATTCAGGCCATCCCAAGATCCTATATGCACCCGGAAAAGAGCTACATCTTGGTCGGTGGCCTCGGGGGATTCGGTTTGGAGCTGGCCAACTGGCTGGTCTCCCGAGGAGCTCGCTTCCTGGTCCTGAGTTCACGATCCGGGGTGAAGAGCGGCTATCAAGCTCTGATGATTAGTCGCTGGCATAACCGGGGTGTCCAGGTGCAGATCGATACCAACGATGTGACCACGGCTGTGGGCTGCCAGCGACTCCTGGCGGTGAGCAATAAACTGGCCCTGGTTGGGGGCATCTTCAACCTGGCGGCTGTGCTACGCGATGGCCTCATCGAGGATCAGAGTGCGAAGAACTTTGAGAAGGTGACGGCACCCAAGCTGTTGGCCACTCAACACCTGGACAAGATCTCGCGGGACATTTGCCCCGCCCTGGAGTACTTTGTGTGCTTCTCCAGCGTGTCCTGTGGCCGGGGAAATATGGGGCAGACCAACTACGGCCTGGCCAACTCCACCATGGAGCGGATCTGCGAGCAGCGGCAGGAGTACGGATATCCGGGCACAGCCATTCAGTGGGGAGCCATCGGCGACACCGGCCTGATCATCGAGCACATGGGCACCAACGAAACGGTGGTGGGCGGCACTCTGCCCCAGCGGATGAACAGCTGCCTGGACACGCTGGACCTGTTCCTGCAGCAGCCCCATCCCGTCATGGCCTCCATGGTGGTGGCCGAGAAGCGCAAGTCGGAGCAGGCCAGCCGGATGAGTCTGATCGCCACCATAGCGAACATCATGGGGCTGCGGGATGTGAAGAGTGTCTCCGATAGGACAACCCTCTTCGACCTGGGCATGGACTCGCTGATGAGCACGGAGATCAAGCAGACTCTGGAGCGGCACTTTGACTTGGTTCTGAGCGCCCAGGAGATCCGCCAGCTGACCTTCAGTGCCCTGCGGCATATCGACTCCCAGGAGTCCAGGGAATCTGTCTCCTCCAAGTCCACCGTAGCCAATTCAACCACTGCAACGACTCCATCCAATGGGCTGGCCCGCGTGGAGGTGCAGCCACAGAGCGACGAGACGCGCAAGGTATTCGCCAAGGAAGTATTACCCCAGGAGGTGATGGTCCGCCTCCGGTCGAAGGCGCCGGTGGCCAGCGAGGAGCCGGCCGTTTTCTTCCTGGCCCCCATCGAGGGCTTCACCATAGCCGTGGAGGCGCTGGCCTCCTCGCTCACCTGCCCCGCCTACGGGCTGCAGTGCACGGAGCACGTGCCCCTCGAGTCCATTGAGGCCTGTGCCGCCTACTATCTCCGCCAGATCCAGAAGCTGCAGCCCTTGGGGCCCTACCACATCGTGGGCTACTCCTACGGCTGTCTGCTGGCCCACGCCATCGGGGTGGCGCTGGAGCAGCGCCGCTTCGGCGTCAAGGTCATCATGCTGGACGGAGCGCCCACCATGGCCAGCGGCTACGTCCAGGAGGCCAAGAAGCAGACGGACGACCTCAACCGCCAGCAGTCCATGACTCTGGCCTACTTTGGCGCCCTGCTCGCCGATGTGGACTACAACCAGGTACCGACTTGGGCTTAGCTTCGCTTGATCTTTAACCCTTAAATACTTGGAATTTTAACAGCTACTGCAACTGCTCGATGGAGTGCTGACATGGCCCTCCAAGCTGGACAAACTGGCCGACACTCTGGCCGGGCACACGAAGCAAACCAGAGAAGTGGTGAGTCATAAGGTGTTTTTggtaatacaaaatatatttaaatcacaATCCTTCCAAAGGcagtattttatatatatttaaatttgttttcctttatGTGTAATGgatttttttggcttaacactactaaacatatatttaagtgATGAtcaattcaaacaaaaattagttCTAACACTTATAGACTTAGTTAACTCATAAACACTCGTACTTAAAAGTgagcttatatttatttaaatacttgttGCCTGGAGTACAagtgtttattattattgccgGAAATAAGTGCCTTTATATACTCAGGTCAAACACATCACTGGAAATTACTGCcgttcaaaataataaatcttaaaatgttattgatccttaaaaagtttatattattattattttgacttTTGACTATTTTCCAACAGATCAAGAAAGCCGCCTGTATGTTCAAACAGAAGCTACTACTTTCTGAAAGTTACAAGGGCGCCAAGCAGCTGCACAGCGATGTGGTACTGATCAAGTCAGCGGAGCACAATGCGATAATGGCTCAGGATTATGGCCTCAAGGAGGTATGTGCTGCTCATGTCAAATCcacacaaatttttataaaatttatccTTTTCGATCTGTAGATTTGCAGTGCCCAGATCGATATGCATGTGGTGGAGGGCACACATCGGACTTTCCTCAAGGAGCCGCACACTCTTCAGATCATCGAACGCGTCCTGAGGAAGCGTCCCTAGTGGAGGACCTGTAGCTTTTAGTCCTATTAATACGATTATGTTGATGATTTATTCTGTAGCTCCTAAAGTATCCCCTAACCATACCAATACACGTAGCAATCTCGTATTGATTGTTTAAGCATGACCagctttaaataatatagtcGGACTTTGCTAACTTTAACTTTGGTAAACCGAATTATATCTACATAAGTGGTTTGATATTgataaaaacactttttctTCCTTTAAATATTGTCACGCTctttaaacttatattttaaaaagttttaacttGCATTTGTtctaaatcaaaattaaaactagagtctaattaatttgtttacttaaaaattaaatcgtcttttaacttttttttttgtttggtaaaGTTTATAATCTTATAGAATttagttttcaatattttactGTTGCCTAAAACCCTTATAGCCATAATATTTAATGGGGCAAATCGGTTAGAGTAGTTCGCCTGTGTTTCAAATTTTACTAGCAATCTAAACTCGCGTGGCACTCGCATGATTTTCTCGATGAATCACAATCACACCAATCCGGACGATCTGACCTgtgctggctggctggctggctttATTGACCTGCTGAAGCAGACTTCGGTGTACCTTTCCATAGATAATTGCCTCCCACTATATCGCGCCTCTGATCTCGCCAGACGATTAATCGACGAAAAAGTGGTCCGACTTTGGCGGGCAAATCAAAATTTCTACATCTCCGTCACGCACACAACAGCTGACCACTTATCGCTGTTAATGCGAATTTAAGCGCCGCACAGagtgcagcaacaacaacagaggtTTACAGCGCCCGCCAAAGTTATAAACAGCAAATATAACAGTAACAACAAGGAAGCAAGACGACTTGGGTAAGCCGAAGTTTACAGACCCTTTTAAAGAAAGCGAACATATGTTTGCTACCAAGTCCAAACTTCAATGGGTATGACCGTAAAAATGGAATGAAGTGCTgagcatttttattaaaaacagaaaagtttattcatattttaatgattatttttaatttattaaaaatattatactgttttaaaaatacttcaaAAGCAAATagtaatatttaagaaaaatctttaaaattattattattatctaaaaacctaaccgaaataaaaaacaaataaaaagagttTACTGCATTCAATGAGTAAGCAAACAGTAGATCCACTAGCTAAATTTAACCTTGAACCTGTAGAACTGATCGAATAAATTGCTTGGAAACAGATGCTTATCTAGTGGATCTACAAGGTCGGGAATGACAGTCCAAACAGCGTAACGAATCCGTggtaccctctgcaagggcatGCGAACAGCAGCCCTGCTATAATCTTAACAGAGAGCGCAAAGAGAGAGCAGAGCTGCGAAAAGCTCTCtgccgacgtcgacgtcgcgTCGGCGGGCGTCGTATAAAAGCCGGCGCTCACCTGATTCTCGCATTTCCGTTTGTAGCAGCCCCAGCCCGCCGTTGTCGTGTTTTACTTAAACGCTACGCTACgtattaaatgcaaaatttaaCCGTGTGTGGCAAAGTAATTTGCAAAACCTAACAGCCAAATAACGGTGGAACGGAGAACTTTCAGTCGAAAGCAAAGTGCCCGAAAATTTCTGGATTTCTCGAGTGATTTACGTTGTGGTTATAACGGTTTCCCCACTCAGTCAGGACCAACTGTAAAGGAGCCTACATATATCCACCACCACCCCGCCCGCTCTAATCCAAAAACTCGAAAAACAGCTGTAGAGCAATCGCCTGATTTCTAGGTATGTACAAAAAATGGCAGCCGCAGGAATAAAACAGCCGCCCCTATCCCtgagtttgtgtgtgtgtgcctgtgtgtgaaagagaaaatgaaaacgaaattttctggacaaaaaaaagtgaaatactAAAGAAAGAGCTCAAGAAAAAAAGCAGAAAAGTGTTACTGAAAAATAGAGGAAAATGGTTAGATCGAAAGTTTTTTAGTGATCTTAAAGATTCATTCGCTAATTCAGCTATAAATACGAATAGCTGAATTCGCCTTTATTCGCTTCGCTTTGCACTTGGCTTACAGTGCTTTTGACCTTTAGGACCCTTGGGCCCCAACCAAACCCAATGTGTTATTCCATACGCCTAACGCCGCCCCCTAAAACAACAGTTCCTGTCGTCAGACAGAAAATTACAGACGCTAATTGCGAAAGTCGGAGATGGGGAAGGTTCTTTATAAAGAAGGGCTTCTCGATAGGGTTTCTCCTTTTAATTGTCATCCCGAAGCAACAAAAGTTTGATTTCTATGATTTCCCTTGTAAGCCAACGtgaaattaatgttaaaagaGAACGGCAAATGCACTATTAGTATTTGATTAAACATATTAAGCGTAATTTTACGCtttggcaaatttaaaattctgcATTCACAAATACTTGACTTACTGTACATACAGAATACACAGAATatgaacatatttaaaaatctatgaaaatgtttcttaaattaaaactttccTAAAATTACGTGctcaatttttgaaattactgatcgtttttaaattagaaatttaataaattagtgTAGGTCAGACAAGGCATTTCCTGGTTGCGTGTGCAAACTTCGTTGCTTTACAACCATGCTAACTAAACAACCATTAAGACATTTACccgaaaattaaattttaaattgcttttaatatgaaaataagGCAATGTCATAAAGACTTTAAATGCGAACAAACCATGTGAACATACTAAAAGTGCTACTacgaaattatatttaaaattgcaataatttACTATAAATAGATgtatagaaatttaaattccttcaaaagcaatacaaaataatttaaaaattaaaataaacgacATAATTCTCAGAATCTTGTTAGCTCCATTTAAAGAATGCTTAAATAGTCGAAAGTTCTTATCAGCCCAGCGATCGCTTTGCATAAAAAGCAACTAGCCCAGAAACCCATAAATCGGAacactccaaaaaaaaaaaaaaacaaacagaaatcgTGTGATTGGAAAATTTCGAGTGTCTGGCTAATCTTTATCGGCAAATAATAATGTCGCTTCCTGAAGTACACGCGTCCACTGGCGATCAAACGTTTCCGATCCAGGTGCACGGTCGTATGAGTAGGCAGTGCCTTATCACTCTTATCAGCCAGTTTCGGAATCACCCCATGGCCCAGTCCCAAATTTGGGCGTTATCTCCTTCGTCCATGAACTTGAAGCGTCACCAAAGTTTCGATAGCGTGTGGTGGGGGAGTGTAGTTTGGAAGAGCCTGTAGTGACGCGTACACGTGTACTTGATGCCCCAATCGATAGCTGTGACAATAGAACCGAGTGCATAAATAAACAGTGTAGAGTGCCCTATGGAAAAGTGTTGGAGGGGTGTTGTGTTGTTTGTCTCCCATGTTTACCTAGCCAATGACGCAACTTTCGCAATATGGCCTGATGATGGATGGATCGATTGGGATTGGGTGTCTTTCGATAAATCAATACCCCCTCCAATGTTTTTACGGTAAAAGGATACATATTGGTTTTGTTGGATTACAACCTAATTCAGAGGCACACAGATTAAATGAGCTTAGAATAGCAACCGAAACTATGAAAATAATACTTCAATGAACTTGAGAAATCACGCCACCTTATCTCACCAAACAAATGGTACACGCGTCGAgctcgtgtgtgtgtgtgtgtgtgtgtgtgtgtgggctgGGGCTCTGCCGGTTGGCGTGCAAATTTCgcccctctctttcgctccCACCTCAGATTACAATggcaaaacataaacatagaATTCAGACGCGACCGTCTTGTCATGCCAACGGCCTTTTGatgatagatagatagataagTCGCTGAGTCGGCCGATTTTTTACCGGCAGTTCATTGttacacttgaaaaaaatctGTATAATTAGTATGAAAAAAGATTCTAACTAAGAAACACcaacaaaacaattcaaaagaTGTAAAACTTTATAAGTAAACCATAAAAgaattattcatttttcatttcattttcatacggtttaaaatatttgacgCACTTAAGGAAGTTCCCCATGAGTcttaaattgaacaaaacaAATCGTTTATCGTATAAGAACAAATCCCATGAATCGAACCTATTATTCCAAAGCTAGTGAACTATACATAGCTAAATATACCAAGAATCTAGTTTTGTTCAGTGTATTGTTTATTTCTGCTTAGTTGCTGACCGCTCTGGGCTCTTCTTCTTCTAACGACGCTTTCGGCTTCCCCAGTTTTCAGCTTTAACCGATTTCGTCCGCCAACTCTACTCATTTCGTTTCCCTTCTTTTGTTgaatcatttcatttcgcACAGCACATCGTACGAGTTTCTCGGCGAATAAGAAAGCAGCTTGCTTTTTTGTTGGTATGAGTGTGCGGCCTATGTTAACGCAAATGGTGTTGCACTGTTAACTATGCTGCCACAAGTTGCTGTTAACGGTTGGTTGTCTTACTAAAGTTAAGAGCAAAAAGCCGCCCATAACAAATAATGCCGTGCGC
This genomic stretch from Drosophila gunungcola strain Sukarami unplaced genomic scaffold, Dgunungcola_SK_2 000001F, whole genome shotgun sequence harbors:
- the LOC128263165 gene encoding LOW QUALITY PROTEIN: fatty acid synthase (The sequence of the model RefSeq protein was modified relative to this genomic sequence to represent the inferred CDS: deleted 4 bases in 4 codons) yields the protein MTNKEKAQEDTAAGEDGDIVISGLSGKLPESSNIEEFKYNLLNGIDMVTDEPRRWEAGIYGLPERMAKMKDTDLEKFDDKFFSVHQKQAELMDPCMRMLLELTHEAIIDAGINPVQLRGSRTGVYIGLSFVETEHEIPNMEPSSINGYCLTGCARAMFANRISYTFDFKGPSFIVDTACSSSLVALNHAFADMRAGRCDYALVAGVNLILKPIFALQFLRLGIVSHDGACKTFDAAANGYARADTCAVVLLQRRRDAKRVYASILNVRTNTDGFKEQGVTFPDGRMQQALLEETYSEIGLNPDEVVYVEAHGSGTPVGDDQEANMLGNFFCRPSRPNPLLIGSVKSNMGHAEPASGVSALAKMIIAMEEGIIPKNLHYRTPNPSVPALVEGRLKVVDRNMPWQGGIVGLNSFGFGGANAHVVLKSHAKTKVPRTSSKAAGAEQSLRLVICSGRTEEAVQQLLKVATEQRHDQELLTLINDIHSHPIPLHPFRGYAVLGSSGSVKEEVLPYEEEERPIWFVYAGMGSQWASMAKDLMQLEVFRKSIQHCAEVLAKVDFDLIDVLTRSTDSTFDNMLYSFVSVSAVQVALTDLLRTLDIRPDGIVGHSAGELGAAYMDGCLTAEQTVLAAYWRGRSVLDTPDLPRGKMAAVGLSWEQIGSHIPADCYPVCHNSDDNCTVSGPPASMDAMVKKLTEEGIFVREVGSGGYAFHSPYIEGAAPKLRKNLEKLITEPKKRSQRWLSTSVKETEWETKKNHLASADYFINNLISPVLFHQAIKKIPQNALIVEIAPHGLFRAILRSLSPQISYVSLMQRGHANNFEFLLSQLGRLYAAGGHPQILKISPAVTYPVSRGTPMLASLVGWDHSQKWNYPKFKGGRQAGQLSVELDLGKEENAYLAGHTIDGRILFPATGYMTLAWMSLAQQQGLDYLRTPVLFEDVVFHRATILGMSTVVKLTLNFFPGSSAFEICEGSSLVASGKIRLVTNVQQEQLQLASLPGTAGSNKLSTKDIYKELRLRGYDYSGVFQGILESDIAAVTGRLQWADNWISFMDSMLQFRILSNDIRELYVPTGIERALIDPLKHLELAKKHQQKLTVNWHRNISVVQCGGVEIHKMKTAQTQRRSGGQSAPSLERYRFWPHFQHLGQREDQQKSRSTALAVAIQLVIENSGGAVKLKGVELAGTRSSLDTLSAPQLLELIEREPILVGDLAVVTTSSHESELREQLKEQGIRVMAKDISAGAVEQQCHFVYAVDILAKNSLKDLQHCLDSLKSEAGFLLLEETASRYNIIGKEKLSKLKLVPVFEQFFGTDRVLVLARKPPSVSLTQSLTLQLTNRKFKWVNELKGALVKAQADQSNLYLVAQGEPNSGALGLMNCLKREAAGNCLRLYFILDEGLPPFSLEEPFYADQLAKDLVINVYRNGSWGSYRHLKMEAQPPLLPVEQAYVNTLVKGDLSSLRWIESPRPSASQSLLEPCTVYYAPLNFRDVMLASGKLGVDALPGDLAHQDCVLGLEFAGRDSRGRRVMAMVTAKSLATNCLANKNLLWEIPAKWTMEQASTVPCVYATVYYALVVRGQMRRGERILVHAGSGGVGQAAISVALAHGLTVFTTVGSKEKREFLLKRFPKLQARHIGNSRDTSFEQLVMGETHGSGVELVLNSLSEEKLQASIRCLALNGRFLEIGKFDLSNNTPMGMSVFLKNTSFHGILLDSVMEGEEQMQLTVAKLVAEGIESGAVQPLPTTVFAEQEIEKAFRFMASGKHIGKVVVKVRLEEEQPAALPRLRQIQAIPRSYMHPEKSYILVGGLGGFGLELANWLVSRGARFLVLSSRSGVKSGYQALMISRWHNRGVQVQIDTNDVTTAVGCQRLLAVSNKLALVGGIFNLAAVLRDGLIEDQSAKNFEKVTAPKLLATQHLDKISRDICPALEYFVCFSSVSCGRGNMGQTNYGLANSTMERICEQRQEYGYPGTAIQWGAIGDTGLIIEHMGTNETVVGGTLPQRMNSCLDTLDLFLQQPHPVMASMVVAEKRKSEQASRMSLIATIANIMGLRDVKSVSDRTTLFDLGMDSLMSTEIKQTLERHFDLVLSAQEIRQLTFSALRHIDSQESRESVSSKSTVANSTTATTPSNGLARVEVQPQSDETRKVFAKEVLPQEVMVRLRSKAPVASEEPAVFFLAPIEGFTIAVEALASSLTCPAYGLQCTEHVPLESIEACAAYYLRQIQKLQPLGPYHIVGYSYGCLLAHAIGVALEQRRFGVKVIMLDGAPTMASGYVQEAKKQTDDLNRQQSMTLAYFGALLADVDYNQLLQLLDGVLTWPSKLDKLADTLAGHTKQTREVIKKAACMFKQKLLLSESYKGAKQLHSDVVLIKSAEHNAIMAQDYGLKEICSAQIDMHVVEGTHRTFLKEPHTLQIIERVLRKRP